From Streptomyces sp. NBC_00683, one genomic window encodes:
- a CDS encoding prenyltransferase/squalene oxidase repeat-containing protein encodes MTVRRRAAALAITAVLCSAAAPAAVAAPSPSPSADLPAGLYGTKDPTYDGVWRQSLAFLAQRIELVTPATESVDWLVGQQCDDGAFASYRDASKPCDAKTVADTNATAAAVQAMVELAVHREVVDMGVGFLKSVQNEDGGWGYNPGSPSDANSTAVVIGALARAGVPLADITTDSGKTPYTALQTFALPCGGEGGGAFAYQPDKDGKLTANADATAAAVLGAMGKGMAAGNSNAVKAPVCHKGTGLTAEQSAQNGAYYLAGALAKSGHLDLPPMPGAEDSAPQPDFGNTADAVVALAASGHKDKAAGAVTYLQKNSQAWAKEGGPAATAQLVLAAHATGADARDFGGVDLVKQLNASGPKPAATAVPSPTASAQQSKDTSSDDGGLGVWWLVGIGLAFGAGIGFLLSGRRKNQGL; translated from the coding sequence ATGACCGTACGCCGCCGCGCGGCAGCACTCGCGATCACCGCCGTGCTCTGTTCCGCAGCCGCCCCCGCAGCGGTCGCCGCACCGAGTCCTTCCCCGTCGGCGGACCTGCCGGCCGGTCTGTACGGGACGAAGGACCCCACGTACGACGGTGTGTGGCGACAGTCGCTGGCCTTCCTCGCCCAGAGGATCGAACTGGTCACGCCCGCCACGGAGTCGGTGGACTGGCTGGTGGGCCAGCAGTGCGACGACGGCGCCTTCGCCTCGTACCGTGACGCGTCCAAGCCCTGCGACGCGAAGACGGTGGCGGACACCAACGCGACCGCGGCCGCGGTCCAGGCCATGGTCGAGCTCGCCGTGCACCGCGAGGTCGTGGACATGGGCGTCGGCTTCCTCAAGTCCGTACAGAACGAGGACGGCGGCTGGGGGTACAACCCGGGCAGCCCGAGCGACGCCAACTCCACCGCCGTCGTGATCGGAGCGCTGGCCCGCGCGGGTGTGCCGCTGGCCGACATCACGACCGACTCGGGGAAGACGCCGTACACGGCGCTGCAGACGTTCGCCCTGCCGTGCGGCGGCGAGGGCGGCGGCGCGTTCGCGTACCAGCCGGACAAGGACGGCAAGCTCACCGCCAACGCGGACGCCACGGCGGCCGCGGTGCTCGGCGCGATGGGCAAGGGCATGGCCGCCGGCAACTCCAACGCGGTGAAGGCCCCCGTCTGCCACAAGGGCACCGGTCTCACGGCCGAACAGTCCGCGCAGAACGGCGCCTACTACCTCGCGGGCGCGCTCGCCAAGTCGGGCCATCTGGACCTCCCCCCGATGCCGGGTGCCGAGGACTCCGCACCGCAGCCGGACTTCGGCAACACCGCCGACGCGGTCGTCGCCCTGGCCGCGTCCGGCCACAAGGACAAGGCGGCCGGAGCGGTCACCTACCTGCAGAAGAACTCTCAGGCCTGGGCCAAGGAGGGCGGCCCCGCCGCCACCGCCCAGCTGGTGCTCGCCGCACACGCGACGGGCGCGGACGCCCGTGACTTCGGCGGCGTCGACCTCGTCAAGCAGCTCAACGCGTCCGGGCCCAAGCCTGCCGCCACCGCCGTGCCCTCGCCGACCGCGTCGGCGCAGCAGTCGAAGGACACGAGCAGCGACGACGGCGGACTGGGTGTCTGGTGGCTCGTCGGTATCGGTCTCGCCTTCGGTGCGGGCATCGGCTTCCTGCTCAGCGGACGCCGGAAGAACCAGGGCCTGTGA
- a CDS encoding extracellular catalytic domain type 1 short-chain-length polyhydroxyalkanoate depolymerase has translation MRPPILRRLFRRVASTAVLGLLAATLGTAVTAPPAAAAAGLTQVTGFGTNPGNLQMFAYTPDNLAAGAPLVVALHGCTQTANAYYTNSGWPKFADAWGFDVVFPQTTSANNSLSCFGWFDQAESTRGRGEAASIVQMVEYAKRTYGSDGRRVYVTGLSAGGGMTADLLAAYPDVFAGGSVASGLPAQCATSQAAASGCQTGPQKLTPAQWGDKVRNSYPGHTGPWPRVAIWQGTSDYTVYPANATALRDQWTDVWGIGQTPSSTRSLPGNTTQTTYDDASGRPAVEMFSVSGMGHGLPVSPGSGADQCGSTAAYFLNTICSAYHTGVFWGLDQGAPGGGDGLPAPAGLKVTGVTDSTASLSWSAVAGAASYKVFRDGTAVGSPASTSFTDTGLSAGASYRYTVAAADSSGTAGAVTSAVTATTSGGSAPAQCFTATNYAHVAAGRAYTSGGYVYANGSAQNMGLYNVFVTHTLRESPAGHFVIADSGCQAGSS, from the coding sequence GTGCGCCCACCGATCCTCCGACGCCTGTTCCGCCGCGTCGCCTCCACCGCAGTCCTCGGTCTTCTCGCCGCGACCCTCGGTACGGCCGTGACCGCCCCGCCGGCCGCGGCCGCCGCCGGTCTGACGCAGGTCACCGGCTTCGGTACGAACCCCGGCAATCTGCAGATGTTCGCGTACACCCCGGACAACCTGGCGGCCGGAGCGCCGCTGGTCGTCGCCCTGCACGGCTGCACCCAGACGGCCAACGCCTACTACACCAACTCGGGCTGGCCGAAGTTCGCCGACGCCTGGGGCTTCGACGTCGTCTTCCCGCAGACGACGTCGGCGAACAACTCGCTGTCCTGCTTCGGCTGGTTCGACCAGGCGGAGAGCACCCGGGGCCGGGGCGAGGCCGCGTCCATCGTGCAGATGGTCGAGTACGCGAAGCGGACGTACGGCTCCGACGGCCGCCGGGTGTACGTCACCGGGCTCTCCGCGGGCGGCGGCATGACGGCCGATCTGCTCGCCGCGTACCCGGATGTGTTCGCGGGCGGGTCCGTGGCCTCCGGGCTGCCCGCGCAGTGCGCCACCAGCCAGGCCGCCGCGTCCGGCTGCCAGACCGGGCCGCAGAAGCTGACGCCCGCCCAGTGGGGCGACAAGGTCCGCAACTCCTACCCCGGCCACACCGGGCCGTGGCCCCGGGTCGCGATCTGGCAGGGCACCTCGGACTACACGGTCTACCCGGCCAACGCCACCGCGCTGCGCGACCAGTGGACCGATGTCTGGGGCATCGGCCAGACCCCGTCCAGCACCCGGAGCCTGCCCGGCAACACCACGCAGACCACGTACGACGACGCCTCCGGCCGGCCGGCCGTGGAGATGTTCTCCGTGTCCGGCATGGGCCACGGTCTGCCGGTGAGCCCGGGCTCGGGTGCCGATCAGTGCGGGTCGACGGCCGCGTACTTCCTGAACACCATCTGCTCCGCGTACCACACGGGTGTGTTCTGGGGTCTGGACCAGGGCGCCCCGGGCGGTGGGGACGGGCTGCCGGCCCCCGCCGGGCTGAAGGTCACCGGGGTCACCGACAGCACCGCGTCGCTGTCGTGGAGCGCGGTCGCGGGAGCGGCCTCGTACAAGGTGTTCCGCGACGGCACCGCGGTGGGGTCGCCCGCGTCGACGTCCTTCACCGACACCGGGCTCTCCGCCGGGGCCTCCTACCGCTACACCGTGGCGGCTGCCGACTCCTCGGGCACGGCCGGAGCCGTCACCTCCGCGGTGACCGCGACGACCTCGGGAGGCTCGGCCCCCGCACAGTGCTTCACCGCGACGAACTACGCACATGTGGCCGCGGGGCGCGCGTACACCTCGGGCGGTTACGTGTACGCGAACGGCTCCGCGCAGAACATGGGGCTGTACAACGTGTTCGTCACCCACACGCTCAGGGAGTCACCGGCCGGCCACTTCGTGATCGCCGACTCCGGTTGTCAGGCCGGGTCCTCGTAG
- a CDS encoding 3-hydroxybutyrate dehydrogenase produces the protein MQTSRTPDHEPPTPPADRSLAGRTALVTGAASGIGLACAQALAAAGAHVHVVDKAADAVKELADRIGGTAWVADLSVAEAVDALPDGADIVVNNAGLQHVAPVHDFPPDRFTLIHRVMVEAPFRILRRTLPGMYERGWGRVVNISSVHGLRASPYKSAYVSAKHALEGLSKVVALEAAEHGVTSNCVSPGYVRTPLVENQIADQARSHGISEQDVVGRVMLERSAIKRLIEPGDVAGAVLWLCGPGTGHITGTSLAMDGGWTAN, from the coding sequence ATGCAGACTTCCCGGACCCCCGATCACGAACCCCCCACGCCCCCCGCGGACCGGTCCCTGGCCGGGCGCACCGCCCTGGTCACCGGTGCGGCGAGCGGCATCGGGCTGGCCTGCGCGCAGGCCCTCGCCGCCGCGGGCGCCCATGTGCACGTGGTGGACAAGGCCGCCGACGCCGTCAAGGAACTGGCCGACCGGATCGGCGGAACGGCCTGGGTGGCCGACCTCTCCGTCGCCGAGGCGGTGGACGCACTGCCCGACGGCGCGGACATCGTGGTCAACAACGCGGGGCTGCAGCATGTGGCACCGGTGCACGACTTCCCGCCGGACCGCTTCACACTGATCCACCGGGTGATGGTGGAAGCACCGTTCCGCATCTTGCGCCGTACGCTCCCGGGCATGTACGAACGCGGCTGGGGGCGCGTGGTCAACATCTCGTCCGTACACGGGCTGCGCGCCAGCCCCTACAAATCGGCCTATGTCTCGGCCAAGCACGCACTGGAGGGACTCAGCAAGGTGGTCGCACTCGAAGCGGCGGAGCACGGGGTGACGAGCAACTGCGTCAGCCCCGGCTACGTCCGCACCCCCCTCGTCGAGAACCAGATCGCCGACCAGGCCCGCAGCCACGGCATCTCGGAGCAGGACGTGGTGGGCCGGGTGATGCTGGAGCGCAGCGCCATCAAGCGGCTGATCGAACCCGGCGACGTGGCCGGCGCCGTCCTGTGGCTGTGCGGTCCCGGCACGGGACACATCACCGGAACCTCCCTCGCGATGGACGGCGGCTGGACCGCCAACTGA
- a CDS encoding helix-turn-helix domain-containing protein — protein sequence MSEPSPSAAPLLARLLDLLADDAPAEELGVVTSEARAAGVPAAELAEVERAAATALRIRGVLRQHRRRELQLTALFDTAGDLAASRDLDDVLKAIVRRARMLLGTDTAYLTLPDEEAGDTYMRVTDGSVSVLFQRLRLELGEGLGGLVAQTASPYATPDYRTDDRFRHTHNINAGVLDEGLVAILGVPLLLGSSRGGTGKVIGVLFAADRAPRVFSPEEVALLCSLAAHAAIAIDTARALDDTRSALAELAGANAELAEANAAVRAHSAAMQRAEEAHDRLTDLVLRGGDVKDVAASVAGLLDSALTIHDPVGRPLAAVSPQGGVFAVDSMDAGWLAGTAEESRNGGRAVHRDGRWICAVLAGQELLASLVLHRPDRLDDSDRRLFERAAVVTGLLLLLRRTVAETENRIRGELISDLLSDPERDPAGLAERGRRLGIDLDRPHLLLVAEAAAREKLGGAAMRYLFGGDIHGVSAEHAGTVVLLIDCDGRTPMSAAAAGEAARAAATQLGHLVQAPVTVAGTGPARGPRELAAAHAEAARCLRAMRVLGRAGEGACVDELGFLGVVLGNAKDVDGFVTAVLGPLLRYDERRGTHLVRTLRAYFAAGGSLIRAKDELHVHVNTVVQRLDRIQVLLGRDWNEPDRALELQLALRLQLLSGGRDE from the coding sequence ATGTCTGAACCGTCCCCCTCCGCCGCCCCTCTCCTGGCGCGCCTCCTCGACCTGCTGGCCGACGACGCCCCCGCCGAGGAGCTCGGCGTCGTCACCTCGGAGGCCAGGGCCGCCGGGGTGCCCGCCGCCGAACTGGCCGAGGTGGAGCGGGCGGCCGCGACCGCACTGCGGATCAGGGGAGTCCTGCGCCAGCACCGGCGCCGGGAACTCCAGCTCACCGCCCTCTTCGACACCGCCGGCGACCTGGCGGCCTCCCGGGACCTGGACGATGTGCTGAAGGCCATCGTGCGGCGGGCCAGGATGCTGCTGGGCACCGACACCGCCTACCTCACGCTCCCCGACGAGGAGGCGGGGGACACCTACATGCGGGTCACCGACGGATCGGTGTCCGTCCTCTTCCAGCGGCTGCGCCTCGAACTGGGCGAGGGCCTCGGCGGACTCGTGGCGCAGACCGCGAGCCCGTACGCCACCCCCGACTACCGCACCGACGACCGCTTCCGCCACACCCACAACATCAACGCCGGGGTGCTCGACGAAGGGCTCGTCGCGATCCTGGGAGTGCCCCTGCTGCTCGGCTCCAGCCGTGGCGGTACGGGAAAGGTCATCGGCGTCCTCTTCGCCGCCGACCGGGCCCCCCGCGTCTTCAGTCCCGAGGAGGTGGCCCTGCTGTGCTCGCTCGCCGCCCACGCCGCGATCGCGATCGACACCGCCCGGGCGCTGGACGACACCAGATCGGCCCTCGCCGAACTCGCCGGGGCGAACGCGGAACTCGCCGAGGCCAACGCCGCCGTACGCGCCCACTCGGCCGCCATGCAACGGGCCGAGGAGGCCCACGACCGGCTCACCGACCTGGTGCTGCGCGGGGGCGACGTCAAGGATGTCGCCGCGTCCGTGGCGGGGCTGCTGGACAGCGCCCTGACCATTCACGATCCGGTCGGGCGGCCGCTGGCGGCCGTATCACCGCAGGGCGGGGTGTTCGCCGTCGACAGCATGGACGCGGGCTGGCTCGCCGGGACCGCGGAGGAGTCCCGGAACGGGGGGCGCGCGGTGCACCGCGACGGGCGGTGGATCTGCGCCGTGCTCGCCGGGCAGGAACTCCTGGCCAGTCTGGTGCTGCACAGGCCCGACCGCCTCGACGACTCCGACCGGCGGCTCTTCGAACGCGCCGCTGTCGTCACCGGTCTGCTCCTGCTGCTGCGCCGCACGGTCGCCGAGACCGAGAACCGGATACGCGGCGAGCTGATCAGTGATCTGCTCAGCGACCCGGAGCGCGACCCGGCGGGACTCGCCGAGCGGGGCAGACGGCTCGGCATCGATCTGGACCGGCCGCATCTGCTGCTGGTGGCGGAGGCGGCGGCCCGGGAGAAGCTCGGAGGCGCGGCGATGCGGTACCTGTTCGGCGGCGACATCCACGGAGTGAGTGCCGAACACGCGGGCACGGTAGTGCTGTTGATCGACTGCGACGGCCGGACACCGATGTCCGCCGCGGCCGCGGGCGAGGCCGCGCGGGCGGCGGCCACGCAGCTCGGGCACCTCGTCCAGGCACCCGTCACCGTCGCGGGCACAGGGCCCGCCCGGGGCCCGCGCGAACTGGCCGCCGCCCATGCGGAGGCCGCGCGCTGTCTGCGGGCGATGCGGGTGCTGGGGCGTGCGGGCGAGGGCGCCTGTGTCGACGAACTCGGCTTCCTCGGTGTGGTGCTGGGCAACGCGAAGGACGTGGACGGCTTCGTCACGGCGGTGCTGGGCCCGCTGCTGCGGTACGACGAGCGGCGCGGCACGCACCTGGTCCGGACGCTCAGGGCGTACTTCGCCGCGGGCGGCAGCCTCATCCGGGCCAAGGACGAGCTGCACGTCCATGTGAACACGGTGGTGCAGCGGCTGGACCGGATCCAGGTGCTGCTGGGCCGCGACTGGAACGAGCCGGACCGGGCGCTGGAGCTTCAGCTGGCGCTGCGGCTGCAACTGCTGTCGGGCGGCCGGGACGAGTGA
- a CDS encoding alpha/beta fold hydrolase: MTPYEEIRVPVTGGELAALRWPARDPGAPVIVALHGITANALSWGAVAGVLAGRATLVAPDLRGRGASAALPGPYGIAAHADDAAALAGALGPGRVVLAGHSMGAFVAALAAVRHPGRFGPLVLVDGGFGFPAPTHLSADELLTAVIGPAMDRLSMTFTDRAAYRAFWQAHPAFRSDAWSPEVDAYIQRDLTGEEPALRSGCRLEAVRTDGMGLFEDEVLSAVRKLQEPATLLWAERGLMNEEQGLYDETRLAAAGLSGTGVRAVRIDGVNHYTVLTGEPGATRITETLLAACGPERQGG; the protein is encoded by the coding sequence GTGACACCGTACGAGGAGATACGTGTCCCCGTGACCGGCGGCGAACTGGCGGCGCTGCGCTGGCCCGCCCGGGACCCCGGCGCGCCGGTGATCGTGGCCCTGCACGGCATCACCGCCAACGCGCTCTCCTGGGGCGCCGTGGCGGGGGTGCTCGCGGGCCGCGCCACCCTGGTCGCCCCCGATCTGCGCGGCCGCGGCGCGAGCGCCGCGCTGCCCGGCCCGTACGGCATCGCCGCGCACGCGGACGACGCCGCCGCACTGGCCGGGGCGCTCGGCCCCGGCCGGGTGGTGCTGGCCGGCCACTCGATGGGCGCGTTCGTGGCGGCGCTGGCCGCCGTGCGGCACCCGGGCCGCTTCGGTCCGCTGGTGCTTGTGGACGGCGGATTCGGCTTCCCCGCCCCCACGCACCTGTCCGCGGACGAACTGCTGACGGCCGTGATCGGCCCGGCCATGGACCGGCTGTCGATGACGTTCACCGACCGTGCCGCGTACCGGGCCTTCTGGCAGGCCCACCCGGCGTTCCGGTCGGATGCCTGGTCGCCGGAGGTGGACGCGTACATCCAGCGCGACCTGACGGGCGAGGAGCCCGCGCTGCGCTCCGGCTGCCGGCTGGAGGCGGTCCGCACGGACGGCATGGGCCTGTTCGAGGACGAGGTGCTGTCGGCGGTGCGCAAACTCCAGGAGCCCGCCACGCTGTTGTGGGCGGAGCGCGGCCTGATGAACGAGGAGCAGGGCCTGTACGACGAGACGCGACTGGCGGCGGCGGGCCTCTCCGGCACAGGGGTACGGGCGGTACGGATCGACGGCGTCAACCACTACACGGTGCTCACGGGCGAGCCGGGAGCCACCCGGATCACCGAGACTCTGCTGGCGGCCTGCGGACCGGAGAGGCAAGGCGGCTGA
- a CDS encoding branched-chain amino acid ABC transporter permease, whose product MSTATQTPDRTDGGPALTVPPASGRAARLLRRWPVAVLVVLIVAPFSALPLPGLLDGPVGSPGSLQLLATCLLFGALATGYDLLLGRTGLLSFGHALYFAAGSYATNMFLLEAGLPFAVAAVLGLCSGIALALVLGSVSLRVTGIGFSMVTLAFAQAGSILVSRNPGGLTGGEEGRAAPAELLPSSLVGIDNTANLYWIALAYLVLTLGVVHWAVRSPTGRVWEGIKENERRVEILGLKPYGFKLTAFVLAGALAAVGGLVHLLLTGGSTPQTTTSDFTLSLLVMVVLGGSGTRWGPMVGGILYTWADHRLGDLAGSGAVAELPAVLRVPLSQPLFLLGVLFVAVVHLLPGGLARLPSRLRRPRKENP is encoded by the coding sequence GTGAGTACCGCCACCCAGACACCCGACCGTACGGACGGCGGGCCGGCACTCACCGTGCCCCCGGCATCCGGGAGGGCCGCCCGGCTGCTGCGCCGGTGGCCGGTCGCCGTGCTGGTCGTCCTGATCGTCGCGCCGTTCAGCGCGCTTCCCCTCCCCGGCCTGCTGGACGGGCCGGTCGGCAGCCCCGGAAGTCTCCAACTCCTCGCCACCTGCCTGCTGTTCGGAGCCCTGGCCACGGGCTACGACCTGCTGCTCGGCCGTACGGGCCTGCTCTCCTTCGGGCACGCGCTGTACTTCGCCGCGGGCAGCTACGCCACCAACATGTTCCTGCTGGAGGCGGGCCTGCCGTTCGCCGTCGCCGCGGTGCTGGGGCTGTGCTCCGGAATCGCGCTCGCCCTCGTGCTGGGGTCGGTGAGCCTGCGGGTCACGGGCATCGGCTTCTCGATGGTGACGCTCGCCTTCGCCCAGGCCGGCTCGATCCTGGTCTCCCGGAACCCCGGCGGTCTCACCGGCGGCGAGGAGGGCCGGGCGGCCCCGGCGGAGCTGCTGCCGTCCTCACTGGTCGGCATCGACAACACCGCGAACCTGTACTGGATCGCCCTCGCCTACCTCGTCCTCACCCTCGGCGTCGTCCACTGGGCGGTCCGCTCCCCCACCGGGCGGGTCTGGGAAGGCATCAAGGAGAACGAACGCCGGGTGGAGATCCTCGGCCTGAAGCCGTACGGGTTCAAACTGACGGCCTTCGTGCTGGCCGGAGCACTGGCGGCGGTCGGCGGCCTCGTCCACCTCCTGCTCACCGGCGGCTCCACCCCGCAGACGACCACCTCCGACTTCACGCTCTCGCTGCTGGTGATGGTGGTCCTGGGCGGATCCGGCACCCGCTGGGGGCCGATGGTCGGCGGCATCCTCTACACCTGGGCGGACCACCGGCTCGGCGACCTCGCCGGCTCGGGAGCGGTCGCCGAACTGCCCGCCGTGCTGCGGGTGCCGCTCTCCCAGCCGCTGTTCCTGCTCGGGGTGCTGTTCGTGGCCGTGGTACACCTGCTGCCCGGCGGCCTGGCCCGCCTGCCGTCCCGTCTGCGCCGACCCCGTAAGGAGAACCCGTGA
- a CDS encoding branched-chain amino acid ABC transporter permease, translated as MSTIVLLTMTGLGLGALYFLIASGLSLIFGLMDVLNFAHGALLSIGAYGTWWAASGNLPGAGADGPGFVLAVLFGTAVGTLAAVLLELAVVRPLYTRPREQVLATVGVGLAVPALLSGIWGSDARTFPGPQALSGTFGLLGAEVPVNRLVLIAAAVLVLVALRLFLGRTRHGLVVRAGVEDRAMVTALGIDVRRAFTLVFAIGGCAAALGGALGGLYFGSVDPRQGTSLLIFAFVVVVTGGMGSVTGAAVAAVVIGLVQQFANYYTAAGLGDLAVVVLLAALLLVRPRGLTGRLA; from the coding sequence ATGTCCACCATCGTGCTGCTCACCATGACCGGTCTCGGTCTGGGTGCGCTCTACTTCCTCATCGCGTCCGGGCTCTCGCTGATCTTCGGCCTGATGGACGTGCTCAACTTCGCCCACGGCGCGCTCCTTTCCATCGGTGCGTACGGCACCTGGTGGGCGGCCTCCGGGAATCTGCCCGGTGCGGGCGCCGACGGGCCGGGCTTCGTCCTCGCGGTGCTGTTCGGTACGGCGGTGGGCACGCTCGCGGCCGTGCTGCTCGAACTGGCCGTCGTACGCCCCCTCTACACCCGCCCGCGCGAGCAGGTGCTCGCCACGGTCGGTGTGGGACTCGCCGTCCCCGCCCTCCTGTCGGGCATCTGGGGTTCGGACGCCCGGACCTTCCCCGGACCGCAGGCACTGTCCGGCACCTTCGGGCTGCTGGGCGCCGAGGTCCCGGTCAACCGGCTGGTCCTGATCGCGGCGGCGGTGCTCGTCCTGGTGGCGCTGCGCCTCTTCCTCGGCCGGACCCGGCACGGCCTGGTCGTCAGGGCCGGGGTGGAGGACCGGGCGATGGTGACCGCGCTCGGCATCGACGTCCGCAGGGCGTTCACGCTCGTCTTCGCGATCGGTGGCTGCGCCGCCGCACTCGGCGGGGCGCTCGGCGGGCTGTACTTCGGCTCGGTCGACCCCCGTCAGGGCACTTCGCTGCTGATCTTCGCGTTCGTCGTGGTGGTCACCGGAGGCATGGGGTCGGTGACCGGTGCCGCAGTGGCCGCCGTGGTCATCGGCCTGGTCCAGCAGTTCGCCAACTACTACACCGCAGCGGGCCTCGGCGACCTGGCCGTCGTCGTCCTGCTCGCCGCGCTGCTGCTCGTCCGGCCGCGCGGACTGACCGGGAGGCTCGCGTGA
- a CDS encoding ABC transporter ATP-binding protein yields the protein MTSDPKVLLAVRDLRVLIGGRHILHGVDLDVARHGVTALLGRNGAGKTTTVRGILGLVPRAGSVRLDGEETVAMPTHTLVRRGIGYAPEDRGIFAGLTVAENLRLAERRGAGEPAYSLVHELFPELKLRQGQLAGTLSGGQQQMVAIGRTLLNGNRLIIADEPTKGLAPKVVTEVAGVLERAAEAVPVLLVEQNLAVVRRLAEHCVVLADGRTAHRGTADGLLGDAEATRRLLGVGQGPLTTHPAEADS from the coding sequence GTGACGTCCGACCCGAAGGTGCTGCTCGCCGTGCGGGACCTGCGGGTCCTCATCGGCGGCCGGCACATCCTGCACGGCGTGGACCTGGACGTGGCCCGCCACGGGGTGACCGCGCTGCTCGGCCGCAACGGCGCCGGGAAGACCACGACCGTGCGCGGCATCCTCGGTCTCGTCCCGCGCGCCGGGAGCGTGCGGCTCGACGGCGAGGAGACCGTGGCGATGCCCACCCACACCCTGGTCCGGCGGGGCATCGGATACGCCCCCGAGGACCGTGGGATCTTCGCCGGACTGACCGTGGCGGAGAATCTTCGGCTGGCCGAGCGCCGCGGCGCGGGCGAGCCCGCCTATTCCCTGGTGCATGAGCTGTTCCCCGAACTGAAGCTCAGGCAGGGGCAGTTGGCGGGAACCTTGTCCGGCGGCCAGCAGCAGATGGTGGCCATCGGCCGGACCCTGCTCAACGGCAACCGGCTGATCATCGCCGACGAGCCCACCAAGGGCCTGGCACCGAAGGTGGTCACCGAGGTGGCCGGGGTGCTGGAACGGGCGGCGGAGGCCGTGCCCGTACTGCTCGTGGAGCAGAACCTCGCCGTCGTACGGCGCCTCGCCGAACACTGCGTGGTGCTCGCCGACGGCCGGACGGCCCACCGGGGCACGGCGGACGGGCTGCTCGGCGACGCGGAGGCGACCCGCCGGCTGCTCGGCGTCGGACAGGGACCGCTCACCACACACCCCGCGGAGGCGGATTCCTGA
- a CDS encoding ABC transporter ATP-binding protein, producing MTAPGAITAHDEGARTTAPVLRLDGLGWSVGGATILQDITLSVREGEFLAFIGPNGAGKTSLFNLISGLNPPTGGTLSLDGADITGLPVHTRARRGIGRTFQTSSLWPQMTVAEHIRLAAQARHGGSYRLWRRASPYTAEVTGVLERTGLGHRARATAAELSHGEKRKLELAVLLVGEPRLMLLDEPMAGVSAEEVPALTELIRTLHRDEGRTVLMVEHHMDVLLGLADRLAVMHHGRLLALDTPQAVTADPVVQQAYLGEGL from the coding sequence GTGACGGCACCCGGCGCCATCACCGCGCACGACGAGGGAGCGCGTACGACTGCTCCCGTGCTCCGGCTGGACGGGCTCGGCTGGAGCGTCGGCGGGGCGACCATCCTCCAGGACATCACGCTGAGCGTCCGTGAAGGCGAGTTCCTTGCCTTCATCGGCCCCAACGGAGCAGGAAAGACCTCCCTGTTCAACCTGATCAGCGGGCTGAACCCGCCGACCGGGGGCACCCTTTCGCTGGACGGCGCGGACATCACGGGACTGCCCGTGCACACCCGTGCCCGGCGCGGGATCGGCAGGACGTTCCAGACCTCCAGCCTCTGGCCGCAGATGACGGTGGCCGAGCACATCAGGCTGGCCGCACAGGCGCGCCACGGCGGCTCGTACCGCCTGTGGCGGCGCGCTTCCCCGTACACCGCCGAGGTGACCGGCGTGCTGGAGCGCACCGGTCTCGGCCACCGCGCCCGGGCGACGGCCGCGGAGCTGTCCCACGGCGAGAAGCGCAAGCTGGAACTGGCGGTGCTGCTGGTGGGTGAGCCCCGGCTGATGCTGCTCGACGAGCCGATGGCCGGGGTGAGCGCGGAGGAGGTCCCGGCGCTCACCGAGTTGATCCGCACCCTGCACCGGGACGAGGGCCGCACCGTCCTCATGGTCGAGCACCACATGGACGTCCTGCTGGGCCTCGCCGACCGGCTCGCCGTGATGCACCACGGCCGGCTGCTGGCGCTGGACACCCCGCAGGCCGTGACCGCCGACCCGGTCGTCCAGCAGGCGTATCTCGGGGAGGGGCTGTGA